The Dokdonia sp. 4H-3-7-5 genomic interval GTGTGGGCTTTTGCATCGAGTCTCGATGTAGCTGTTGCGCCACAAGCAAAAATCCCGACTGCAATCCAGGGAAGCATGTTTGAGCCATAGTGAAGACTGAGTCCTATAATAAAGAATAAAACTCCCGAGAGTCCTATCATGTGAAGACTTGCTTTAAACTTAAAAAGAGATAGTAAGAATGCTCCAGAACTAGCTCCTAAAATTCCGACAAAGAAAAAATAAAGTGCGGGAATCTCATAACCGTCAAATATTAATCTTATTAATAGAAAGATGAATACCATCTGCATAAGTAGCGGCCATTTGCGCTCCCTTACATCCTTGAGGTGTATACTTGAGACGAGTTGTAGGTTTTTAAGCATGTAGAAGCTTAAAATGGGTATTACAGTGGTCATTATAGCCGCCGCAAAAACTTTAGAGTACATGAACTCATTATTAAAATATCTAGGTGAAATGTAGAAGTAATACAAAACACCACTCAGCGGCATAAATAGAGGGTGAAAAATATAGGAAAAGCTACGTATTAAAAATTTCATTAAATCTGTTTACGTAATCTCGCTACTGGAAGATCTAGTTGTTCGCGATATTTAGCTACCGTTCTACGTGCTATAGGGTATCCTTTTTCTTTTAAAATGCCCGCAAGTTTATCATCTGTAAGAGGCTTGCGCTTATCTTCTTCCTCGATAACCATTTCTAAGATTTTTTTGATCTCACGTGTAGATACTTCTTCACCTTGATCATTTGTCATGCTCTCAGAAAAGAACTCTTTAATAAGTTTTGTTCCGTAAGGTGTGTCTACATATTTACTATTTGCTACTCGAGAAACGGTGGATACATCCATTCCAATTTCTGTAGCGATATCTTTCAATATCATAGGCCTTAGGTTGCGCTCATCGCCAGTCAAGAAGTATTTTTCTTGATAATGCATGATGCTACTCATAGTGACAAAAAGTGTTTGCTGTCGCTGTATAATGGCTTCTATAAACCATTTGGCTGCATCAAGTTTTTGCTTAATGAACATTACCGCATCTTTCTGTGCTTTGGTGCGCTCCTTAGATTCTTTGTAACCTTTAAGCATGTTACTATAATCTCGAGAGACCTTAAGTTCTGGGGCGTTACGACCATTTAGTGAGAGTTCTAGCTCGCCATCTACTATGCGTATGGTGAAGTCTGGAACAACGTGCTCTACTATTTTTGTGTTACTAGAGTATGATCCTCCTGGTCTTGGATTAAGATGCTCTATCTCATTAATAGCATCTTTAAGTTCCTCTTCGGTTATGTGGAACTTAGCCATAAGCTTTTTGTAATGCTTCTTGCTAAAATGGTCAAAAGACTTTTCAAGAATGTCAACAGCTAGCGATACAGATTTTGTAGCTGGTTTTCTATCTAGTTGTAGCACCAGACATTCTTGTAAATTACGTGCGCCGACACCTGCAGGATCAAGATCTTGCACTTTAAAAAGCATTTTTTCTATAACCTCTTCAGATGTGTAGATGTTTTGAGTAAAAGCTAGATCGTCCATAAGATCTGCTAGCGGACGTCTCAGGTATCCTGCTTCATCTAGAGAGCCTATGATAAATTCGGCCACCTCGCGCTCTTCAGAAGATATTCTTACGGTATTGAGTTGTGTTTTTAGATATTGATTAAATGATGTTCCAGAAGCATAAGGGACTTGTTTGTCCTCATCATCTGCACTATAATTATTTGCGCTCAGGCGATACTCTGGGATTTCATCATCACTTAGGTAATCATCCACATTAATTTCAACTTCTGGCGCTTCATCGAAGTCATCAGTATTGTCAAACTCTTCAAAATCATCTTGTACTTCCTCCTTGCCGCTATCGAGCGCGGGATTTTCTTCCAGCTCTTGTTTGATTTTTTGTTCAAACGCCTGCGTAGGAAGTTGGATAAGCTTCATCAGCTGGATTTGCTGAGGAGAAAGCTTTTGCGAAAGTTTAAAATTAAGTTGCTGTTTTAACATATAAAACGAAGTTACGAAAAAGCAGTAGACAGTGATGAGAAATATATGTTAAGCAAACTTTTAATTAATAGAAGTTATGCTCTCTTATATTTGAGATTTTAAAGCGTATTTGAGGGTTTGGGTTTGTCTTAAATTTAAAGTGTGTTTACGACTTTTCTAATCGCTACGAGATTGCTTAATAATTGCTCAAGATATGCAAGGTCAAGCATATTTGCGCCATCACTTTTTGCATTTGCAGGGTCAAAGTGCGTTTCAATAAACAGTCCGTCTACATTATTTACAATTCCGGCTCTTGCTATAGTTTCAATCATATCTGGTCTTCCACCAGTAACTCCACTTGATTGATTAGGTTGTTGTAAAGAATGTGTAACATCAAGTACCGTAGGGGCATACTGTCTCATCGTAGGAATTCCTCTAAAATCTACAATCATATCTTGATAACCAAACATAGTCCCGCGATCTGTAATCCAAGCATTTTCATTACCTGTGTCATGCACTTTTTGTACAGCATGCTTCATAGATTCTGGAGACATGAATTGTCCCTTTTTTAGGTTTACTACTTTTCCTGTTTCGGCAGCAGCGACTACAAGAGAAGTTTGTCTTACTAAAAATGCAGGAATTTGTAATACATCTACATATTGTGCTGCGAGAGCAGCATCAGAACTTTCGTGAATGTCTGTTACAGTAGGTACATCAAATTCTGCAGAAACCTTTGCTAGAATCTCAAGAGCTTTTTCATCTCCTATACCCGTAAAACTATCTACTCTACTACGATTTGCTTTTCTAAAACTTCCTTTAAAAACATATGGTATTTTTAGAGTGTCGGTAATTTTTACCACCTTCTCTGCAATGCGCTTTGCCATATCTTCTCCTTCTATAGCGCATGGGCCACATAGTAGGAAAAAGTTATTGGAATCTGTATGTTTTATTTTAGGTA includes:
- the rpoN gene encoding RNA polymerase factor sigma-54 translates to MLKQQLNFKLSQKLSPQQIQLMKLIQLPTQAFEQKIKQELEENPALDSGKEEVQDDFEEFDNTDDFDEAPEVEINVDDYLSDDEIPEYRLSANNYSADDEDKQVPYASGTSFNQYLKTQLNTVRISSEEREVAEFIIGSLDEAGYLRRPLADLMDDLAFTQNIYTSEEVIEKMLFKVQDLDPAGVGARNLQECLVLQLDRKPATKSVSLAVDILEKSFDHFSKKHYKKLMAKFHITEEELKDAINEIEHLNPRPGGSYSSNTKIVEHVVPDFTIRIVDGELELSLNGRNAPELKVSRDYSNMLKGYKESKERTKAQKDAVMFIKQKLDAAKWFIEAIIQRQQTLFVTMSSIMHYQEKYFLTGDERNLRPMILKDIATEIGMDVSTVSRVANSKYVDTPYGTKLIKEFFSESMTNDQGEEVSTREIKKILEMVIEEEDKRKPLTDDKLAGILKEKGYPIARRTVAKYREQLDLPVARLRKQI
- the kdsA gene encoding 3-deoxy-8-phosphooctulonate synthase, which produces MKLSNIPKIKHTDSNNFFLLCGPCAIEGEDMAKRIAEKVVKITDTLKIPYVFKGSFRKANRSRVDSFTGIGDEKALEILAKVSAEFDVPTVTDIHESSDAALAAQYVDVLQIPAFLVRQTSLVVAAAETGKVVNLKKGQFMSPESMKHAVQKVHDTGNENAWITDRGTMFGYQDMIVDFRGIPTMRQYAPTVLDVTHSLQQPNQSSGVTGGRPDMIETIARAGIVNNVDGLFIETHFDPANAKSDGANMLDLAYLEQLLSNLVAIRKVVNTL